One window of Alkaliphilus metalliredigens QYMF genomic DNA carries:
- a CDS encoding phospho-sugar glycosidase domain-containing protein, translating to MYPPTPIKRGDTIIESSLYDRYAGELQIALQDMDNSGKTSVVGKVCDEEVYLLDHVRPWQKFKFKENMR from the coding sequence TTGTATCCTCCAACGCCCATTAAAAGAGGAGATACTATCATTGAAAGCTCCCTTTATGATAGGTATGCTGGTGAGCTTCAAATTGCACTTCAGGATATGGATAACAGTGGGAAGACTAGTGTTGTAGGAAAAGTATGTGACGAAGAGGTGTATCTCTTGGATCATGTGCGCCCTTGGCAAAAATTCAAGTTTAAAGAAAATATGAGATAG
- a CDS encoding N-acetylglucosamine kinase has translation MGLLIGIDGGGTKTIGYMVNTSGETIARERTGSLNIHSQGIQKVEENFCNLISILLNENCYTIDDIDLISLGVAGIGREEDRLIFENILEKVKVKNKVLLSTDVQIALVGANGNAEGIFVLSGTGSIAYGIDSMGQEYRAGGWGHILGDEGSGYDIGRNALATLVKVVDGREQNTSLTKEIIKKLNWEKATDVIGYVHHPHRTKADIARITPVVQYCADCGDDVSTRILQEAAESLCELSKTLIRKMPQGGSLTIKVGGGVLENVSIVYDHYVECIKKQYKYVEVSKSLHPPVVGALILGFKRLGISFDSFDFYNGKKVGGEKK, from the coding sequence ATGGGCTTACTCATTGGGATTGATGGTGGTGGAACAAAAACAATAGGATATATGGTGAATACATCTGGAGAAACCATAGCTAGAGAAAGAACTGGTTCACTAAACATACACTCTCAAGGGATACAGAAAGTGGAAGAAAATTTTTGTAATCTGATAAGCATACTGCTTAATGAAAACTGCTATACAATTGATGATATTGATCTGATTTCCCTCGGTGTTGCAGGAATAGGAAGAGAAGAAGATAGATTAATATTTGAAAATATTCTTGAAAAAGTAAAGGTTAAAAACAAGGTTCTATTAAGTACAGATGTTCAAATTGCCTTAGTCGGGGCCAATGGTAATGCAGAAGGAATATTCGTATTAAGCGGTACAGGGTCCATCGCTTACGGAATCGATTCAATGGGGCAAGAATATCGTGCTGGAGGGTGGGGACACATACTTGGAGATGAAGGTAGTGGGTATGATATTGGAAGAAATGCATTGGCAACATTGGTGAAAGTTGTGGATGGCAGAGAACAAAATACATCTTTAACGAAGGAAATAATTAAAAAATTAAATTGGGAGAAGGCTACGGATGTTATAGGATATGTACACCATCCCCATAGAACAAAGGCTGATATCGCGAGGATAACTCCTGTAGTTCAATATTGTGCGGATTGTGGAGATGATGTTAGTACAAGAATATTACAAGAGGCAGCAGAGAGCCTCTGTGAACTTAGTAAAACATTGATAAGAAAGATGCCCCAGGGTGGTTCCTTGACCATAAAAGTTGGGGGAGGAGTGTTGGAGAATGTCAGCATTGTTTACGATCACTATGTAGAATGTATAAAAAAACAATATAAATATGTAGAAGTTTCGAAATCATTACATCCCCCTGTTGTAGGAGCTTTAATACTAGGCTTTAAGAGATTGGGAATATCCTTTGATTCGTTTGATTTTTATAATGGGAAGAAAGTAGGTGGAGAGAAAAAATGA
- a CDS encoding PTS lactose/cellobiose transporter subunit IIA: MDIEVAIFTLITHSGEARSSSMESIQHAKKGDFKKAIACIEDAKAKLILAHQAQTTLIHAEAQGNKVEISLLMIHAQDHLMNAMTIKDMAEEFVDLYKNVLPEKWEA; this comes from the coding sequence TTGGATATCGAAGTGGCTATATTTACTCTGATTACCCATAGCGGAGAAGCAAGAAGTTCCAGCATGGAGTCTATACAGCATGCGAAAAAGGGAGATTTCAAAAAAGCCATAGCATGTATTGAAGATGCAAAAGCAAAGCTAATCTTAGCCCATCAGGCTCAAACAACATTAATACACGCAGAGGCACAGGGGAACAAGGTGGAAATATCTCTATTAATGATCCATGCACAGGATCACTTAATGAATGCCATGACCATTAAGGATATGGCTGAAGAATTTGTTGATTTATATAAAAATGTACTACCTGAAAAATGGGAGGCTTAA
- the chbG gene encoding chitin disaccharide deacetylase produces MKKIIINADDFGLTTSCNKGIIESIINGVVSNTTLMVNMPKAEEAILLAKENGIDTLGIHLTLTCGKPILPQQQVRSLVDEEGNFYRRSTRLLPVMKLDEVESELRMQIDTFLKCGLKISHLDSHHHVHMHDGILEIVAGLAKEYNLPLRQPSERAKKLYKEMNITTTDHFTLEFYGEGANLENLKTIINGFEKGILEVMVHPAYVDEDLKSISSYNNYRKKELEILTSGVLKVWLDQNNIQVISFEDLGS; encoded by the coding sequence ATGAAAAAGATAATTATCAATGCGGATGATTTTGGATTAACGACAAGCTGTAATAAAGGAATCATTGAGTCAATTATAAATGGTGTTGTGTCCAACACAACACTTATGGTAAATATGCCTAAGGCGGAAGAGGCAATTCTATTAGCGAAGGAAAATGGAATAGATACTTTAGGGATTCATCTAACACTAACTTGTGGTAAGCCAATACTTCCTCAGCAACAAGTACGTTCTTTGGTAGATGAAGAGGGAAATTTTTATAGAAGAAGTACACGCTTATTACCAGTAATGAAATTGGATGAGGTTGAAAGTGAATTAAGAATGCAAATTGATACATTTTTAAAGTGTGGTTTAAAAATAAGTCATTTGGATAGTCATCATCATGTACACATGCATGACGGGATTCTTGAAATTGTCGCAGGGTTAGCTAAGGAGTATAACCTACCATTACGCCAACCAAGCGAAAGGGCTAAGAAACTATATAAGGAAATGAATATTACAACCACTGATCATTTTACCTTAGAATTTTATGGTGAAGGAGCTAATTTAGAGAATCTAAAGACAATAATAAATGGTTTTGAAAAGGGAATCTTAGAAGTGATGGTGCATCCTGCATATGTAGATGAAGATTTAAAATCCATAAGCTCATATAATAACTATAGAAAAAAGGAGCTTGAAATACTAACTAGTGGAGTACTGAAAGTTTGGTTAGATCAAAATAATATTCAAGTAATCTCCTTTGAAGATTTAGGTAGTTAA
- the murQ gene encoding N-acetylmuramic acid 6-phosphate etherase produces MLNNLEQLTTEKVNLETLNIDEKSPLEIVKVINEEDKKVALAVEKELPNIAKAVEKIIEAFKTNGRLIYLGAGTSGRLGILDAAECPPTFGTSKEQVIGLIAGGREALLEAVEGAEDSKEEGIKDLKNIKLTSQDIVVGIAASGRTPYVVGGLNYANNIGATTVALCCNKDAVITRVADIAIVPVVGPEVIAGSTRLKSGTAQKLVLNMLTTASMIGVGKVYKNLMVDVQTTNEKLEDRSKRIVMMATGVGEIEATEILKNSNYQPKVAILMINTGCSFVEATAKLQEAGGFVKKALEYIKEGEEIC; encoded by the coding sequence ATGCTCAATAATTTAGAACAGTTAACAACGGAGAAAGTTAATTTAGAGACATTAAATATTGATGAAAAATCGCCTTTGGAAATTGTGAAAGTAATTAATGAAGAAGATAAAAAAGTGGCATTAGCTGTAGAAAAGGAACTACCTAATATTGCAAAGGCTGTTGAAAAAATTATCGAAGCATTTAAAACAAATGGAAGACTTATATATCTAGGGGCTGGGACTAGTGGAAGACTTGGAATATTGGATGCAGCTGAATGTCCTCCAACATTTGGAACATCTAAAGAACAGGTGATAGGCTTGATTGCAGGAGGTAGAGAAGCTTTGCTAGAAGCCGTAGAAGGCGCTGAAGATAGTAAAGAAGAAGGAATTAAAGATTTAAAAAATATAAAACTAACTTCACAGGATATTGTTGTGGGAATTGCAGCAAGTGGAAGAACTCCTTATGTTGTTGGGGGACTAAATTATGCAAATAATATAGGTGCAACCACTGTAGCATTATGTTGCAATAAAGACGCAGTTATAACTAGAGTTGCTGATATTGCTATTGTACCAGTTGTTGGACCAGAAGTGATTGCAGGATCTACTAGACTAAAGTCAGGTACAGCACAAAAACTTGTTTTAAATATGCTCACAACTGCTTCTATGATTGGTGTTGGAAAGGTCTATAAAAATTTAATGGTAGACGTACAAACAACAAATGAAAAACTAGAAGATCGATCAAAGCGTATCGTTATGATGGCAACAGGGGTAGGAGAGATAGAAGCTACAGAAATTTTAAAAAACTCCAATTATCAACCGAAGGTGGCAATTCTTATGATTAATACAGGATGCAGTTTTGTTGAAGCCACAGCAAAATTGCAGGAAGCCGGTGGCTTTGTAAAAAAAGCTTTAGAATATATTAAGGAGGGGGAAGAGATATGTTAA
- a CDS encoding PTS sugar transporter subunit IIB, with the protein MLNVLLVCSGGMSSSIVVKSIQKELEKQGVESNVKAVGTGEFEDEVNGEDWDIALVAPQVRHRMATFEVAAKEANVPIALIQPQGYTPMGGPRVVKQIKEIVKLK; encoded by the coding sequence ATGTTAAATGTGTTATTAGTGTGTTCAGGGGGCATGTCCAGTTCTATTGTTGTAAAATCTATTCAGAAGGAACTGGAAAAGCAAGGCGTAGAATCAAATGTCAAGGCAGTGGGAACTGGAGAATTTGAAGACGAGGTTAATGGAGAAGACTGGGACATTGCTTTGGTAGCACCTCAGGTTAGACATAGAATGGCTACATTTGAAGTGGCTGCAAAGGAGGCTAATGTACCCATTGCTTTAATTCAACCTCAAGGGTACACACCTATGGGTGGACCTAGAGTTGTGAAACAAATTAAGGAGATCGTTAAATTAAAGTAA
- a CDS encoding MurR/RpiR family transcriptional regulator encodes MSGCLVKIRQGLESFKPSEKKVAQFILDTPREIKDLSITELAKKSNTSEASIVRFCKSLELKGYQELKLAVSLETSRAEQGEKVLFEQIGTGDSTQEIISKVSSGNIQAIEDTKNILSSEELEKAIETIDKAKSINIFGLGASSVVALDAQYKFMRINIPTHMYFDSHIQMTSAVHLTKEDVAIGISYSGRTKEIVEAMKVAKKKGAKTIAITQFGDSPLAGSADIKLYTAAVENNFRSGAMASRIAQLTVIDSLFIGVACRRYDEVIEHLYETREVVKDRKY; translated from the coding sequence ATGAGTGGCTGTTTAGTAAAAATTAGGCAAGGCTTAGAAAGTTTCAAGCCATCAGAAAAAAAAGTAGCACAGTTTATACTGGATACTCCTAGGGAGATTAAAGATCTTTCTATTACGGAATTGGCAAAAAAAAGTAACACAAGTGAAGCTAGCATTGTAAGGTTTTGTAAAAGTTTAGAGCTGAAAGGGTATCAAGAATTAAAATTGGCAGTATCACTGGAGACATCTAGGGCTGAGCAAGGTGAAAAGGTATTATTTGAGCAAATTGGAACAGGGGATAGTACTCAGGAGATTATTTCTAAGGTTTCATCGGGTAACATACAGGCGATTGAGGACACAAAGAATATTCTTTCATCAGAAGAGTTAGAGAAAGCCATAGAAACGATTGACAAGGCAAAGAGTATTAATATTTTTGGTTTGGGAGCTTCGTCTGTAGTTGCACTTGATGCACAATATAAATTCATGAGAATTAATATACCAACTCATATGTATTTTGATAGTCATATACAAATGACATCTGCTGTACATTTGACTAAGGAAGATGTGGCAATTGGAATCTCTTACTCAGGGAGAACAAAGGAAATCGTAGAAGCAATGAAAGTTGCAAAGAAAAAAGGAGCTAAAACTATTGCTATAACACAATTTGGAGACTCTCCTCTTGCCGGTAGTGCAGATATTAAGTTATATACAGCGGCAGTAGAAAATAACTTTAGGAGTGGTGCCATGGCATCTCGAATTGCCCAACTCACAGTGATTGACAGTTTGTTTATAGGGGTTGCTTGTAGAAGGTATGACGAAGTGATTGAACATTTATATGAAACAAGAGAAGTGGTAAAGGATAGGAAGTATTAG
- a CDS encoding PTS sugar transporter subunit IIC: MNKFFEIVEKVLMPPMTRLAEQRHLRAVRDGIISTMALIIIGSFFLVIAFPPIPALADWIEPHVGNILIPFRLTMGLMGLYASYGIGYSLAKSYKIDGVSGGVLSLAAFILTISPAMVDGHGWVLPMANAGGAGMFVAIIMSIFAVEVLRFLQSRNIMFKMPEGVPDSVSRSFEALIPAAVIITAVWLVRYMIGFDIQEFVMSLFKPFVTAGNTLPGILIPIILITILWAAGIHGVSVVGAVARPIWLVLLDENLQAVADGRAMPNIAPEPFFQWFVWIGGSGATIALVLWMIFSKSKYLKGVGRASLIPGICNINEPVIFGAPIMLNPILAIPFILGPVITGTISYIAMTLNLVGRPYILAPWTLPAPIGAYMATGGDWRAIVLVLINISIMMAIYYPFFKSYEKKMIAEEKENQDEEFLYAE, from the coding sequence ATGAATAAATTCTTTGAAATAGTTGAAAAGGTTTTAATGCCTCCAATGACAAGGTTGGCAGAGCAAAGACACTTAAGAGCTGTCAGAGATGGTATTATTTCTACTATGGCACTAATTATTATTGGAAGCTTCTTCTTAGTGATTGCATTTCCACCTATCCCTGCTCTAGCTGATTGGATAGAACCGCATGTTGGAAACATATTGATTCCTTTTAGGTTAACAATGGGACTAATGGGTCTATATGCATCCTACGGTATCGGTTATAGCTTAGCAAAATCCTATAAGATTGATGGGGTATCAGGAGGGGTTCTTTCTTTAGCGGCGTTTATTTTAACCATATCACCAGCTATGGTAGATGGTCATGGATGGGTTTTACCTATGGCAAATGCTGGCGGTGCAGGAATGTTTGTAGCGATTATTATGTCTATTTTCGCAGTAGAAGTGTTAAGATTTTTACAGAGCCGAAATATTATGTTTAAAATGCCAGAAGGAGTACCGGATTCTGTATCTAGATCCTTTGAAGCATTAATTCCTGCAGCAGTGATTATCACAGCTGTCTGGCTCGTAAGATACATGATTGGATTTGACATCCAGGAATTTGTTATGTCTCTATTTAAACCATTTGTAACAGCGGGTAATACATTGCCTGGAATATTGATACCAATTATTTTGATTACTATATTATGGGCGGCGGGAATTCATGGCGTATCCGTTGTTGGGGCTGTGGCAAGGCCAATTTGGTTGGTTCTACTAGATGAAAATCTACAAGCTGTTGCTGATGGAAGAGCAATGCCTAATATTGCTCCAGAACCTTTTTTTCAATGGTTTGTTTGGATTGGAGGATCTGGTGCAACAATTGCATTGGTGCTATGGATGATATTCTCAAAATCAAAATATCTTAAGGGTGTTGGGAGGGCTTCTCTAATTCCTGGAATCTGCAATATAAATGAGCCGGTTATTTTTGGAGCACCCATTATGCTGAATCCTATTCTTGCAATACCATTTATTCTAGGCCCCGTGATTACAGGGACTATCTCATACATAGCAATGACACTAAATTTAGTAGGAAGACCGTATATTTTAGCCCCTTGGACGTTACCTGCACCGATTGGTGCATATATGGCAACCGGGGGAGATTGGAGGGCTATTGTATTGGTATTAATTAATATTTCTATTATGATGGCCATTTATTATCCATTCTTTAAGTCCTATGAAAAGAAAATGATAGCAGAGGAAAAAGAAAATCAAGATGAAGAGTTTTTATACGCTGAATAG
- a CDS encoding 6-phospho-beta-glucosidase, whose protein sequence is MEELKIAIIGGGSSYTPEIIEGFIKRRYELPVKEIHLVDVEDGMYKLEIVGALAQRMVEKAGVDIDVILTTDRRSAIKGADFVTTQFRVGGLAARARDEKIPLKYDVLGQETTGPGGFSKAMRTIPVIMDICKDIEELAPNAWLINFTNPAGLITEVVEKHTKVKVIGLCNVPVGMVKMVADMLEVDSEKVSVDFVGLNHLVWGQKLFVDGKDVTKWVLDKLSDGAALSMKNIPDLKWDPVFLESLGMLPCPYHRYFYMTDQMVKDQKKAVEEGRGTRAEQVQQVERELFQIYKNPELQEKPKQLEKRGGAYYSEAAVSLISAIYNDKKQLHVVNIRNNGTLIGLPQDTVIEVTCLIDKTGAHPIQVGTLSPKIYGLIQGVKAYEELAVEAGVKGDYGLALQCLAIHPLVPSATVAKQLLEDILVENREYLPQFQRTIEGLIEG, encoded by the coding sequence ATGGAAGAGCTTAAAATAGCCATCATTGGTGGTGGTAGTAGCTATACCCCAGAGATTATTGAAGGATTCATTAAGAGACGCTATGAACTACCTGTGAAAGAAATTCATTTGGTTGACGTTGAAGACGGAATGTACAAATTGGAGATTGTAGGTGCTTTAGCACAAAGAATGGTAGAGAAAGCTGGGGTAGACATAGATGTCATACTAACAACCGATCGTAGATCGGCGATCAAGGGTGCTGATTTTGTGACTACTCAGTTTAGGGTCGGGGGGTTAGCAGCTAGAGCTCGGGATGAAAAAATTCCTTTGAAATATGATGTCCTGGGACAGGAGACAACTGGGCCTGGTGGCTTTTCCAAAGCAATGAGGACAATACCTGTTATTATGGATATTTGTAAGGATATTGAAGAGCTTGCACCGAATGCATGGTTAATTAACTTTACCAATCCAGCGGGATTGATTACAGAAGTGGTTGAGAAACATACAAAAGTAAAAGTAATTGGATTATGCAATGTTCCAGTGGGAATGGTGAAGATGGTAGCCGACATGCTAGAAGTGGATAGTGAGAAGGTGTCAGTGGATTTTGTTGGGTTGAATCACCTGGTGTGGGGACAAAAATTATTTGTTGATGGTAAAGATGTGACTAAATGGGTGTTAGACAAATTAAGTGATGGCGCAGCCCTTAGTATGAAGAATATCCCAGATCTAAAATGGGACCCTGTATTTTTAGAATCGTTAGGAATGTTACCTTGCCCATATCACAGATATTTTTATATGACGGACCAGATGGTGAAGGATCAAAAAAAGGCTGTTGAAGAAGGTAGGGGGACTAGAGCAGAACAAGTTCAGCAAGTAGAAAGAGAATTATTTCAAATATACAAAAATCCAGAACTTCAAGAAAAACCAAAACAATTAGAAAAACGTGGAGGGGCCTACTATTCAGAGGCAGCTGTATCATTAATTAGTGCCATTTATAATGATAAAAAGCAACTTCATGTGGTGAATATAAGAAATAACGGAACATTGATTGGATTGCCTCAAGATACAGTGATTGAAGTGACCTGCTTAATTGATAAAACTGGTGCCCATCCAATTCAAGTAGGGACACTATCACCAAAAATCTATGGATTAATACAAGGAGTAAAAGCCTATGAAGAATTAGCAGTTGAGGCTGGTGTTAAAGGGGATTATGGGCTAGCGTTGCAATGCTTAGCCATACATCCACTAGTTCCATCTGCTACTGTGGCAAAACAGCTATTGGAAGATATTCTAGTTGAAAACAGAGAATATCTTCCTCAATTTCAAAGGACAATAGAAGGATTAATTGAAGGGTAA
- the nagB gene encoding glucosamine-6-phosphate deaminase: protein MRIYIEEDYEKMSKKAALIVASQIILNPQSVLGLATGSTPVGMYQALVEMYEKDDIDFSEVTTINLDEYYGLSKDNPQSYYSYMMENLFNYINVAKERIHIPNGMARNVVQECLGYEEQIRIAGGIDLQVLGIGANGHIGFNEPSNKLNIRTHLVDLSLETIEDNSRFFENKAEVPRQALSIGIATIMKANQIILLASGASKAEAIREMTSGHLNTQVPASVLQTHPNVSLIIDKDAARLIE, encoded by the coding sequence ATGAGAATTTACATTGAAGAAGATTATGAAAAAATGAGTAAAAAGGCGGCTTTAATCGTAGCTAGTCAAATTATTTTAAACCCCCAAAGTGTATTAGGGCTTGCCACAGGGAGCACACCTGTGGGAATGTACCAAGCCTTGGTAGAAATGTATGAAAAAGATGACATAGACTTTTCGGAAGTGACAACCATTAACCTAGATGAATACTATGGTTTGAGTAAGGATAATCCCCAAAGCTATTATAGCTATATGATGGAAAATCTTTTTAACTATATAAATGTAGCCAAGGAGCGAATTCATATCCCAAATGGTATGGCAAGAAATGTTGTACAAGAATGCTTAGGCTATGAGGAACAAATTCGGATAGCTGGAGGAATAGACCTGCAAGTACTGGGGATAGGAGCCAATGGACATATTGGATTCAATGAACCCAGCAATAAGCTCAATATAAGAACGCACTTAGTGGACTTGTCCCTAGAAACAATTGAAGATAATAGCCGCTTCTTTGAAAACAAAGCAGAGGTTCCACGACAGGCGTTGTCCATTGGGATTGCAACGATTATGAAGGCAAATCAAATTATTTTGCTGGCAAGTGGTGCAAGTAAGGCAGAGGCCATTAGAGAAATGACAAGTGGACATCTCAATACACAAGTGCCTGCTTCGGTACTTCAAACACATCCAAATGTCAGTTTGATTATTGATAAAGATGCCGCACGGTTAATTGAGTGA
- a CDS encoding PTS lactose/cellobiose transporter subunit IIA encodes MTNEEVIFQIILHAGNARGEAYDALKAAKEKDFEKAQKHLEEAEKEAGIAHRAQTEIIQGEINGKKVEMSLLFVHAQDHLMTAIAEKGLIENMMDLYKRVDQLEENK; translated from the coding sequence ATGACAAATGAAGAGGTAATTTTTCAAATAATTTTACATGCAGGAAATGCAAGAGGTGAAGCCTATGATGCTTTAAAGGCAGCCAAAGAGAAGGATTTTGAAAAGGCGCAGAAACATTTAGAGGAAGCCGAGAAAGAAGCTGGTATAGCACACCGAGCTCAAACAGAAATAATCCAAGGTGAAATCAATGGGAAAAAAGTAGAGATGTCTTTACTTTTTGTTCATGCACAAGATCACTTGATGACAGCAATAGCAGAAAAAGGGTTGATTGAAAATATGATGGATTTATACAAGCGAGTAGATCAACTAGAAGAAAATAAATAG
- the anmK gene encoding anhydro-N-acetylmuramic acid kinase AnmK, which translates to MRHIVKLLEKNKKNVIGLMSGTSIDGIDCALVEIEGHGLETKIKYKGFYNLKIQPQVKKRILRCCSIEESNVEQICQLNFEIGKLFGEAVLGLMKKLNMRLEEIDLIGSHGQTIYHVPQSSTLQIGEPSVIAEITGKPVIADFRVRDVAAGGHGAPLVAYPEYLLYRSDTKTRVFQNIGGIGNATVIPRRAKLEDVQAFDTGPGNMIIDQVVNVFTNGKLQYDQGGEIASKGKICQEVLNELMDHSYIKLLPPKTTGRESFGVNFTRNLLKRCKQLELSFEDTVSTVTAFTAKSIAYHYENLITLKQPIDEVIIAGGGSYNHTLINMIKESLRGVDVKIQEDIGYSSDAKEAIAFAILANEALHGNGNNIPSVTGAKKSVVMGKLIM; encoded by the coding sequence ATGAGACACATAGTCAAACTATTAGAAAAAAATAAAAAAAATGTGATTGGTCTTATGTCAGGTACATCCATAGATGGGATAGATTGTGCACTAGTAGAAATAGAAGGACATGGACTGGAAACAAAAATAAAGTATAAAGGATTTTACAATTTAAAAATCCAACCCCAAGTTAAAAAAAGAATCCTAAGGTGCTGCTCTATAGAAGAATCAAACGTAGAACAAATTTGTCAATTGAATTTTGAAATTGGAAAATTATTTGGAGAAGCTGTATTAGGTCTGATGAAAAAGCTGAACATGAGGTTAGAAGAAATAGATTTGATTGGATCTCATGGACAGACAATCTATCATGTGCCACAAAGCAGTACACTTCAAATTGGAGAACCTTCAGTGATTGCAGAGATAACCGGGAAGCCTGTGATTGCAGATTTTAGAGTGCGAGATGTCGCTGCAGGAGGGCATGGTGCTCCGCTAGTTGCTTATCCAGAGTATTTACTCTATAGAAGTGACACAAAAACACGAGTATTTCAGAATATCGGCGGAATTGGAAATGCTACCGTTATACCTCGAAGGGCTAAGTTGGAAGATGTTCAAGCATTTGATACTGGTCCAGGGAATATGATAATTGATCAAGTAGTAAATGTATTTACAAATGGAAAGCTTCAATACGATCAAGGTGGGGAAATTGCATCCAAGGGAAAGATCTGCCAAGAAGTACTAAATGAATTGATGGATCATTCTTATATAAAATTATTACCTCCAAAAACCACAGGGAGAGAATCATTTGGTGTAAATTTTACAAGGAATTTGCTTAAACGATGTAAACAACTTGAGTTATCCTTTGAGGATACTGTTTCAACAGTGACAGCTTTTACAGCAAAATCTATTGCCTATCATTATGAAAATTTGATTACATTGAAACAGCCAATTGATGAAGTGATTATTGCAGGTGGTGGGAGTTACAATCATACACTTATTAATATGATAAAAGAAAGCCTAAGAGGGGTAGATGTAAAAATACAAGAAGATATTGGGTATTCAAGTGATGCAAAAGAAGCTATTGCATTTGCTATTTTAGCAAATGAAGCACTTCATGGGAATGGCAATAATATTCCCTCAGTGACAGGAGCGAAGAAATCTGTGGTTATGGGCAAGTTAATTATGTGA
- a CDS encoding 6-phospho-beta-glucosidase produces the protein MENGLKITVIGGGSSYTPELIEGLITRANELPVKEIHLVDIEEGKKKLNVIFELTRRMIKKAGLKTQVYQTVDRKKAIKDSDFILTQIRVGGLKARALDEKIPLKYNMIGQETTGAGGFAKALRTMPVILDICREIEILAPNAWLINFTNPVSIITEMVLKHTNVKTIGLCNVPIGMINNIAKILGYESKRLKIDFVGLNHMVYGKRVYLDGQDITSDVLNELAEGKTVTMKNIPDLVWDKDFLYALGMIPCPYHRYFYMADEMLEDEKKALNEKGTRAEQVMKIESALFNLYQDNELNIKPKELEERGGAYYSDAAVSLISAIYNDKEEIHTVNIHNNGAVLGLEQDVVVEINAVIGKSGAKGIATGKLPTNIKGLIQTVKAYELLTVEAGMSGDYNTALMALVSNPLVPSIKVAKKVLNDILIENANNLPQFNK, from the coding sequence ATGGAAAATGGATTGAAAATTACAGTTATTGGCGGTGGAAGTAGCTACACACCAGAGTTAATAGAGGGACTTATTACAAGAGCCAATGAGCTACCAGTTAAAGAGATACATTTAGTAGATATAGAAGAAGGGAAAAAAAAGTTGAATGTTATTTTTGAGCTAACAAGAAGAATGATAAAGAAAGCAGGATTAAAAACCCAGGTATACCAAACAGTAGATAGAAAAAAAGCAATAAAGGATTCGGATTTTATCCTGACTCAAATAAGGGTAGGTGGATTAAAGGCAAGGGCATTGGATGAAAAAATTCCTCTGAAATATAATATGATTGGTCAGGAGACAACGGGAGCAGGAGGATTTGCTAAGGCATTAAGAACAATGCCAGTTATATTAGATATTTGTAGAGAAATAGAAATACTTGCTCCAAATGCATGGCTGATTAACTTTACCAATCCAGTTAGTATTATAACTGAAATGGTGCTTAAACATACAAATGTGAAAACAATAGGACTCTGCAATGTTCCAATTGGTATGATCAATAATATCGCAAAGATACTTGGGTATGAAAGCAAACGATTAAAGATAGATTTTGTTGGTTTAAACCATATGGTTTATGGGAAAAGAGTGTATTTAGATGGTCAGGACATTACTTCTGATGTCTTAAATGAGCTGGCAGAAGGTAAAACGGTGACGATGAAAAATATCCCAGACTTAGTTTGGGATAAAGATTTCCTTTATGCTTTAGGAATGATACCATGTCCATATCATAGATACTTCTATATGGCAGATGAGATGCTGGAGGATGAAAAGAAAGCTTTAAATGAGAAGGGAACAAGGGCAGAGCAGGTAATGAAAATAGAGAGTGCGTTATTTAACCTTTATCAAGATAATGAACTTAATATAAAGCCAAAGGAACTAGAAGAACGTGGAGGCGCATATTATTCTGATGCAGCAGTATCACTAATTAGTGCTATTTATAATGATAAGGAAGAAATTCATACTGTCAATATCCACAATAATGGTGCTGTGTTAGGGTTAGAGCAGGATGTAGTAGTAGAAATAAATGCAGTAATAGGAAAATCCGGTGCAAAGGGCATCGCAACTGGAAAATTACCTACAAATATTAAGGGACTAATACAAACAGTAAAAGCATATGAGCTTTTGACAGTAGAGGCAGGTATGTCTGGAGATTATAATACAGCACTAATGGCTCTTGTGTCTAATCCCTTAGTACCATCAATAAAGGTTGCAAAAAAAGTATTAAATGATATATTGATAGAAAATGCCAACAACCTACCTCAATTCAATAAATAA